CTCTTTCCGACGCCCGGATATCGCCATCCCGACCGGCCGGCTCTCTTGGTGCTGGGCCGCTTGCTGCAGGGGGCGACCGGCCGATGGGCCGGCCCGAGCACCGGAATCGCCAACGCCACCGGCGGCTTCAGCATCCTGGAAGAGCGGGGGTTGCTCGCCGTCACCGGGTACCTGATGTCGCCGGATGCGGCCGTGCCGGCCACCGAGGCCCTCGCCCGCCGCCTGGTGACGCTGCGCAAGGAATCCTTTCCCAACGCTGAGCTCAAACGGGCAATCAAGGCGATGCGGCTGGAGGAGGCGGTGCGCCGTGACGGCGTCGGGGCGTTGACCCAGGAGCTGGCCGAAGCGACTCTTTTCGGGGATGTGCGCTTCGCCTGGGATTTGCCGGCCAGTCTGGACAAGGTGACTTCCGAGGACATCCGGCGGGTGGCGTCGACCTACCTGGTCTCCGGCAAGTCCGCCACTCTCATGATTCTCCCCAAGCAGGAGCCGAAGCCCTCCGAGGAGGCGCTGCTGAAAGCCACCAAGGCGGTCGAGGGGCTGGACAGCGATCCGGCGCCCCCTGCCGCCGATTTCGCGCGCGCCGCCTACGTCGACAAGGGGGTGCCCGGAAGCCGTCCCGATCCGAAGCCTGCCGGGGCCGGGCTGCGCTACAAGCTGCCCAACGGGCTGACGGTCGTGCTGAAGCCCTCTCCGGGCCACGGCCTCTCCGCGGTTTCGCTGCACACCCTCGCCGGATTCGCCTTCGATGCGCCGGGCAAGGAAGGGACCGCGCAGATGGTCGCCGCCTTCCTGCCCCTGGGCGCCGACGCGGCGGCGGCCGCCGCGTTCCGCGAGCAGGCGGCGTCGCTGGGATCCTCTTTCGGGCTGACCGCCTCCGTCGAGACGATGGAGGCGGGGCTGACCGTCTTTCCGGAGGATTTGCCCGCCGCCCTCGATCTGATCGGGAGGACGATCCTGTCGCCCGCTTTTCCTGCCGAGCACCTCGATGCGCTCAAGGAGCAGATGAACCGTTATCGCGATTCGCTCGGCCGCATGCCGGGTCCCACGGCACGCGAGCTGACGCGCGAGAAGATCTTCCGCGATCATCCGTACGCCCATCCCGCTCTCGGCTCGGAGATGAGCCTGCAGGCGGTGACGCGCGAGGACCTGGTCGCCTTCCATCGCCGCTTCTACCGTCCCGATCGATCGGTCCTGACGATCGCCGGAGATTTCCAATCTGACGCGGCGCGCGCGAAGATCGCAGCGGCCTTCGGCGCCTGGACCGCGGGGAAAGATGCTCCGGGCGATCTCCCCGACGCTACGTCCCCGGAGCCGCTGGCGGGACAATTCTCCCGCTCGGTCGACGCCTTCCCGAGCAGCACGCTGCTGGCCTTCCCGGGCCTGCCGCTCAAGCATCCCGACACTCCCGTCCTGCGCGCCCTGGGGACGATCCTGGGGGCGCGCGGGTTCGTCGACCTGGTCCTGGATCAGGCATCCGCCTTCAGCGTCGAGGCGGGACTGGACGGCTTCTCGCGCGGCGGAATCCTCACCCTCGAAGCGACCTCGTCGCCCGAGGACGCTTCCCGGGTGGCCTACGAGCTCCTGCTGCGGGCCCGCAACCTGGCGCTGAGCGACATGTCGCCGCAGACGCTGAACGACGTGCGTGCGGTGGAGAACGGCCGGCTGCTGCGGGAGAAGGAGAGCCTCTACAAGCTGGCGAGCAATCTCGGGTTCTACGAGCTGGTGGGGCCGGGCTTCGCCACTTACGATGACGGGAAGACCTTGCCGGCGGAGATGACGGCCGGCGGCCTCAAGGAAGCGGCGGGAAAGTACCTCGACAGCGCCAAGCTGGTGCGCGTCTCAGCCGGACCGCCGGCGCGCTAGGACCTCAGACGATTCAGCGCCTTCGGTAGGTGCCGCTGCGGCCGCCGCTTTTCCGCATCAGCCGGATTCCCTCGATGCGAATCCCGCGATCGACCGCCTTGCACATGTCATAGAGAGTCAGCGCCGCCGCGGCGACCGCCGTGAGCGCCTCCATCTCCACGCCCGTGGTCCAGCGCGCCGCCGCCCTCGAGGTGATGCGCACCGCCTTGCGGGCCGGCTCGAGGGTGAACTCCACCTGCGCGGAATCCAGAGGAATGGCATGACAGAGGGGGATCCACTCGGGGGTGCGCTTGGCAGCCTGGATCCCCGCCAGCCGCGCCACGCCCAGGACATCCCCTTTCGCGAAGCCGTTGCGGCGCAGCAGGCGGAAGGCCTCGGCGGAGAGGATCACGCGCCCTTCCGCAATCGCCTCGCGCGCCGTCACCGGCTTCTCGGAGACATCGACCATCCGGGCGCGCCCCTTGGCGTCCAGGTGGGTCAGGCGTCTTCCCTCAGCCATGCGTGACGCCTTCGGGGTGCAGGTGCATCACCCGGCGCTTCGCCTCTTCGTAGTCATCCTTGGTGTTGATGTTGAAGAAGGGATCGTCCTTCAGGAGATCGCCGAACGCCGCCTCTTCGAGGATGTGTGTACGGACTCGCGGGAGCAGTTCGAGGACCGACTTGCGACCCGCCATCAGCATCCCCTCGATCGGCGTGATGCAGCGCCTCGAATAGACGCCGCACAGCGTCTCCTGGACATCGTGGTAGCGCGGCAGCGTGACGTCGGCGTCGCCGGCTCGCGCCGCATCCAGGACCCGATCGAGAACCTCGCCCGTGAGAAACGGCAGGTCGACTCCCAGGACCAGGCTCCTTTCGAAGCGGGCGTGCCGAAGCCCGGTGAGGATTCCTCCCAAAGGACCGGAGAGCTTGATTTCGTCGGGGCGTACGGGAACGTGCAGGAAGGGAAAGACCTCGGGGGGACCTACGACGAAGACTTCCTCGACATGCGGCGACAGCAGGTCGATGGCGCGATCCACCAGGCGGCGGCCACCGAGGGGCAGGAGCGCCTTGTTGGCTCCCATCCGCCTGCTCCGGCCCCCGGCGAGGACGAACCCGCTGAATCCTTTGCCGGTTTCCATGGCAGGCCCCTCCCAGGGATCGTCGTCGCGATAATCATTGTCATCATCTTATCACAGGCTCTCCGCGCTCCTTGACCCGGCTCCGCCCCTGGTCTACTGTCCCTTTTCGATCCTCCAACGGCCCGGGAAGCGCTCCAGACCATGCTCGAAAACGTCTTCAAGGAAAACCCTGCCCCGGAGCCGTCCGGCCGTCCGCGGGAGAAGCCCCGCCGATCCCCGCTGCCGGCCCTGCTGTTCGTCCCCCTGCTCCTGCTCTGCCTGCTCGGCCTCATCATCTATCTCTTCGGCTGGCTCTCCTTCGACCGGCGTGACGCGCTCGATCTGGTCGAGGAGGTGCGGGCGGCGCAGGGGGAGCGGCGCGCCCTCGTCGCCTACGAGCTGTCGCGCCTCGAGCGCTACGACCTGGACGATGCGTCGCGGCCACGCTTCCTGGCGGTGGCCGAGGGGCTGCTCTCCAACCCGCAGGAGACCGATCCACGCGTCAAGCGCTCCCTGGCTCTGACCCTGGGGCGCATTCATGAGAGCTCCTCGGTCGCGACGCTGCGCGCCGCCGCCGCGGATCCCGATCCGGAGACGCAGATTTACGCCCTCTGGTCTCTCGGGGCGATTGGCGATCCGGCGGCCGGCGAGACGCTCGCCGCCGCGCTGCAGAGCGAGGATGCCGCGGTGCGCAA
The window above is part of the Candidatus Polarisedimenticolia bacterium genome. Proteins encoded here:
- a CDS encoding pitrilysin family protein, which produces MRSRSMSRFVPALLLAFSSTLPSAALAAQSPRVQTLENGLKVVLLEDHTAPIAAAAVWVHIGGKDESDKVAGYSHFLEHLIPQGTKGRPPRAQQLEIFQSGGIASVQADYDRTFFFFSVPKEGLDTALEGLLQLVSQAELSNAAVSRIRPGIKRELKETYDNPAQVLYLEQMRALFAEQPYRVPPAGSFQNLEALDHASADAFYGNFFVANNMVLAVGGDFQAAKLMEKIRARFGTLKPSKALPPKPKFAETTKGARQVVKNLASMPPSVSLLFPTPGYRHPDRPALLVLGRLLQGATGRWAGPSTGIANATGGFSILEERGLLAVTGYLMSPDAAVPATEALARRLVTLRKESFPNAELKRAIKAMRLEEAVRRDGVGALTQELAEATLFGDVRFAWDLPASLDKVTSEDIRRVASTYLVSGKSATLMILPKQEPKPSEEALLKATKAVEGLDSDPAPPAADFARAAYVDKGVPGSRPDPKPAGAGLRYKLPNGLTVVLKPSPGHGLSAVSLHTLAGFAFDAPGKEGTAQMVAAFLPLGADAAAAAAFREQAASLGSSFGLTASVETMEAGLTVFPEDLPAALDLIGRTILSPAFPAEHLDALKEQMNRYRDSLGRMPGPTARELTREKIFRDHPYAHPALGSEMSLQAVTREDLVAFHRRFYRPDRSVLTIAGDFQSDAARAKIAAAFGAWTAGKDAPGDLPDATSPEPLAGQFSRSVDAFPSSTLLAFPGLPLKHPDTPVLRALGTILGARGFVDLVLDQASAFSVEAGLDGFSRGGILTLEATSSPEDASRVAYELLLRARNLALSDMSPQTLNDVRAVENGRLLREKESLYKLASNLGFYELVGPGFATYDDGKTLPAEMTAGGLKEAAGKYLDSAKLVRVSAGPPAR
- the moaC gene encoding cyclic pyranopterin monophosphate synthase MoaC; translated protein: MAEGRRLTHLDAKGRARMVDVSEKPVTAREAIAEGRVILSAEAFRLLRRNGFAKGDVLGVARLAGIQAAKRTPEWIPLCHAIPLDSAQVEFTLEPARKAVRITSRAAARWTTGVEMEALTAVAAAALTLYDMCKAVDRGIRIEGIRLMRKSGGRSGTYRRR
- a CDS encoding molybdenum cofactor guanylyltransferase; the encoded protein is METGKGFSGFVLAGGRSRRMGANKALLPLGGRRLVDRAIDLLSPHVEEVFVVGPPEVFPFLHVPVRPDEIKLSGPLGGILTGLRHARFERSLVLGVDLPFLTGEVLDRVLDAARAGDADVTLPRYHDVQETLCGVYSRRCITPIEGMLMAGRKSVLELLPRVRTHILEEAAFGDLLKDDPFFNINTKDDYEEAKRRVMHLHPEGVTHG
- a CDS encoding HEAT repeat domain-containing protein; the encoded protein is MLENVFKENPAPEPSGRPREKPRRSPLPALLFVPLLLLCLLGLIIYLFGWLSFDRRDALDLVEEVRAAQGERRALVAYELSRLERYDLDDASRPRFLAVAEGLLSNPQETDPRVKRSLALTLGRIHESSSVATLRAAAADPDPETQIYALWSLGAIGDPAAGETLAAALQSEDAAVR